A region of Gemmatimonadaceae bacterium DNA encodes the following proteins:
- a CDS encoding pyridoxal-phosphate dependent enzyme translates to MTTLTDLDAAAARIRGKVHRTALSASSFLSAQSGTRVSLKLELFQKTGSFKVRGVVNTLRQLAEAERARGVISMSAGNHAQALAWGATSLGMSSVIVMPTSAVPSKVAATRDYGGEVVLTAGDLLGTARELEERRGLTFIHPFDDLRVIAGQGTVGLEIVDDAPDVDVVLVACGGGGLLAGVAAAVKARRPDARVIGIEPEGSAVMSCSLAAGSPQRLEVNRTIADGLAPPFTGMNAFNHVNALVDQVITVSDAELLDGMRVLMERCKLFAEPSAGAAVSPLLTGRLAFPADSRVVAIVCGGNIDLARLCELIG, encoded by the coding sequence CTGACCACGCTCACCGACCTCGACGCGGCCGCTGCGCGCATCAGGGGCAAGGTGCACCGAACCGCCCTCTCGGCCTCGTCGTTCCTGAGTGCGCAGAGCGGTACTCGCGTCTCGCTCAAGCTCGAACTCTTTCAGAAGACGGGCTCGTTCAAGGTGCGCGGCGTCGTCAACACACTTCGGCAGCTCGCAGAGGCGGAGCGTGCGCGCGGCGTGATCTCGATGTCGGCGGGCAATCACGCGCAGGCGCTGGCCTGGGGCGCAACGTCGCTCGGCATGTCGTCCGTCATCGTCATGCCGACGAGCGCGGTGCCGTCCAAGGTCGCGGCGACACGGGACTACGGTGGAGAGGTCGTGCTTACCGCGGGTGACCTGCTCGGCACGGCTCGGGAGCTCGAGGAGCGTCGGGGGCTCACCTTCATTCACCCGTTCGACGATCTCCGCGTGATCGCCGGACAGGGCACGGTGGGACTGGAGATTGTCGATGACGCGCCCGACGTGGACGTGGTGCTCGTGGCGTGCGGAGGTGGCGGCCTGCTCGCGGGCGTGGCGGCGGCGGTAAAGGCGCGACGGCCTGACGCCCGCGTGATCGGCATCGAGCCGGAAGGTTCGGCGGTGATGTCGTGTTCGCTCGCCGCGGGATCACCGCAACGGCTCGAGGTCAACCGAACCATTGCCGACGGGCTCGCGCCTCCGTTCACCGGCATGAACGCGTTCAACCATGTGAACGCGCTCGTCGATCAGGTCATCACGGTCTCCGACGCCGAGCTCCTCGATGGCATGCGCGTGCTGATGGAACGGTGCAAGTTGTTCGCCGAGCCGTCGGCCGGCGCCGCGGTATCCCCACTGCTCACGGGCCGCCTCGCGTTCCCGGCGGACAGCCGAGTGGTCGCCATCGTGTGCGGCGGCAACATCGACCTGGCGCGCCTCTGCGAGCTCATCGGCTGA
- a CDS encoding OsmC family protein: MGFTRRSTAVWHGTGSEGKGRLTSTSGVLHDTPYSAAARFTGEDGKLGTNPEELIAAAHAGCFTMALSFRLAGAGFTPSELSTTAGVSIEKQGDGWSVVGIALELVGQVPGISAEQFQEIAMAAKEGCPISRALKAVPISITARLV, from the coding sequence ATGGGCTTCACACGACGATCCACCGCCGTCTGGCACGGCACAGGCTCCGAAGGCAAGGGACGCCTCACGAGCACGAGCGGCGTGCTCCACGACACGCCATACAGCGCGGCCGCGCGGTTCACCGGCGAAGACGGCAAGCTCGGCACCAACCCTGAGGAGCTGATCGCCGCCGCACACGCGGGATGCTTCACCATGGCACTCAGCTTTCGGCTGGCAGGCGCCGGCTTCACGCCGAGCGAACTCAGCACCACGGCCGGCGTCTCGATCGAGAAGCAGGGCGATGGCTGGAGCGTCGTCGGCATCGCGCTCGAACTCGTGGGCCAGGTGCCGGGGATCAGCGCCGAGCAGTTCCAGGAGATCGCGATGGCGGCAAAGGAGGGCTGCCCCATCAGTCGCGCGCTCAAGGCCGTGCCGATCTCGATCACGGCAAGGCTCGTGTAG